Genomic segment of Streptomyces brevispora:
CTCACACCGTCGCCCGCCTCGGAGGAACTGGTGAAGTCGAACCTGCGGCCCGGCCGCTCGCTCCGGCAGTACGCCGAGGACTACACCTTCCTCGCGGCCTGCAAACAAGCGGGCGGAAACCTGGTGCTGGGCATGCCGTTCGGCGTACTTCTGCCCATCCTCGTGCCGCGCCGCCTGAGGATGATCCGCATGGTCCTGCTGACCGTGCTGGTCATCGCGATTGTCGAACTCGTCCAGGGAGCCCTCGTCCAGGGACGCGCCTTCGACGTGGACGACGTCATTCTCAACACCACAGGGGCGCTCCTCGGGTATCTGTTGCTGGGCCGTCGGCTGAGTCACCGATACCACGTGCTCGCGGAAGGGCAGGAACGGGAACCGGAGCCCGCTCCTGAACGGACCCGTGCTCCGAAAACGGTCGGTTCCGGCCCGGCAGGGCGCGACGGGCGCGGAACCGCGTCACGCCAGCGGCCGTGGCAGGGGGCATGGGCGAAGGCCAGGGCGAGAGCGAAACCGAAGGCCGGGCCGGACGAGAAGCCCCGGCCCGCGCCGAAGCCGAAACGGAAGGCCAAGACCGATACGAAGCCGAGGCCCGCGCCCAAACCCAAGGCCGATACGAAGCCGAAGCCGAAGGCAGGAGTAAAGGCCGGTGCGGATTCCAGGACTGCTCCGAAACCCGAGGCCGCGGCGAAAGCCAAGTCCTCGGCCGCAAGCGGCAGGACCTCGCGCGGCGACCAGGGCCGCGGTGACCGCCTCCGCGGCGGCGCGGGCCGTGCGCTGCTGGACCGGTTCCGCATCCGCTGACCGGGTACGGGCAGCGGGGTCAGCACACGGGTGGGCGTTCGGCACGGGCTCCTGGAACTGAGCGGAGAGCCGCTGCCCGGACATCGGGGCCTCGGGCAGTGTTCGCACATGCTGTTGCGCCCATTGTCCTTGTACGTCGGGTCGCGGATCCGGTCGAAGCCCGGGCAAGGTGCTGTTGGTCCGCTTCCCGGTCCTCGGGCTCGTGAGCGCCATCACGAGCCCGAGGACCAGGTCGTCGTCCGACGACGCCGAGATGCAGATGCGGGAGCAAATCACTCGCGCGGCCCGTCCCTCAACAGGCATGATCGCGCGATGATATGGACAGCACCTGAGGCGACTCGTACTGGCGGCTCATTCGTCGCGGGTGAGCGCGAAATGCTCACCGGATATCTCGGATGGTTCCGCAGCACCCTCCTGCAGAAGTGCGCCGGTCTGACCGGTGAGCAACTCGCCGAGCGGACCGTGGAGCCGTCGAACCTCTCTCTCCTCGGACTCGTACGCCACATGGCCAAAGTCGAGCGCATCTGGTTCAGGCAGCGCTTCGCCGGGCAGACGATGGAGCCGATGTACGACCCGCAGAAGGGCAAGGACGCGGACTTCGAGGACCTCGACCCGGCCAGGGCCGCCGAGGACTACGCCCGCTTGGTCGAGGAGTGCCGACTGGCGGACGAGGTCGTCGCCGGTGCCTCGTTCGATGAGACGTTCGTCCATGACGACGAGGTCTACTCGCTGCGGATGGTGCACATCCACATGATCGGCGAGTACGCCCGCCACATCGGCCACGCCGACCTGGTGCGCGAGCGGCTCGACGGCGTCACAGGGGCATGAGGGCCGGCCCGGAACCGGCCTGGCACGGCGGGCCCGTCTGTATCAATGTACGAAATCGGGCGGAACCGCGGCGGATGGCGGAGTGAATCCGGGCGGCCGGGTCAAACGGAGAGCATGACCTCAACCGACTTGCCGAGAGACGTACCGAGCACGCCCGAGGAATCCGGACGCGGTGGCCACGGCAACGGCCCCCGCCGCACCCGCCGATGGGGGAGGGTGGCCGCGATGTGCGCGGCCGCCATCGCCCTGCTCGTCCTCGGCACGCGGCTCAGCCTGCTGCCGGGGCTGGGCGACATCTTCGGCGAGAAGACCCACGACCGCTCAGGTCCCGCTGTGCTCAAGTCGATCCGCGACATGAGCAGATACGAGGCGGCAGCGGGCAATTTCCAGGTCGTCGTCGATCTGGAGAAGGACACGAAATTCCTCCCGGACGCGATCCGCGGCTCCCGCACCCTGTACGTCGGCGCGGGCACGGTCGGTGCCTCCGTCGACCTGGGCGAGGTGGCGAACAACGGAGTCGTCATCAACAAGGACCGGACCACGGCCGAGCTCCGGCTGCCGCACGCCGTCCTCGGGAAGCCGACGCTCGACCCTGACCGCTCCTACGCGGTGTCCAAGCAGCGCGGCCTCCTCGACCGTATCGGGGACTTCTTCTCCGACAACCCCGGCAGCGAGCAGGCGGTGAACAAGCTGGCAGCCAGGCACATCGGCGAGGCGGCCAAGGAGAGCGGCCTGACGCAACGCGCCGAGAAGAACACCACCGCCATGCTCCGTGGGCTCCTCGTCTCGCTCGGCTTCAAGGAGGTCACGGTCCACTACGGTGACGCCGGCAGGTAGCCACGGGCATCATTCCCCCTCAGCTCCCAGCCTCAACCCACAGCCTCAACTCACATCCCCAACTCCCAGCCACAGCTGCGGTTCCGAACTCCCGCTCTCAACGTCTCCCCTCAACTTTTCTTGTTTGCAGCTCCCTTGACGGCTACACCTCGATAGGTAACGTCAGCTGACGCCCCACGCGCCATCCCGCCATGCCGGACGACGGTGGCCGGCCACGGCGCCACCATCGGCGAGCTGGTGAAACAGGGAACCCTCGCCCTGCACAGGGCGAGGGTTCCTGCCGTGGCGCCGCGATCCGGCCCGTCGGACCGAGACGCGTGACTCGGCGAGGGGCGCCTACCAGAGGGATCAGCGGCAAATCGAACAGTCCGGGCAGCGAGGCGCCCGGACTGCCGCTGCCCGTGTCACCGTGGTCCGGCCCGCGACACCCGGATGGTCGGCTCCGTCACTCGTCTGCTGTCCGGGCCGCGCCGATTCGGCCGAGCGCGGCAACGCTGGGTCCGTCACCGCGTCTGCAGAATCGGGACCAGCATGCTCATATCGACCCACCCCGGCCTCGGCTCGCGCAGCCGTTCGCGTCGCGGGTACGCCTTCACCGCCGCGCTCACCGCGGCGGTGTACGGGGGAGTGGCGCCGGCCGCAGCGGAGGGGGTGTCCCCCATCGCTCCGGGCGGGGACGGAGGCGTCAGGCCCACGGTGGTGCTGGTGCACGGCGCGTTCGCCGACGCGTCCAGCTGGAACGGCGTCGCCGAGCGTCTGCAGCGCCGCGGATACACCGTCGTAGCCCCCGCCAACCCACTGCGCGGGCTGGCGGGAGACTCCGCCAGCACGGCCGACGTGCTCAAGCGGATCACCGGCCCGATCGTCCTGGTCGGCCACGCCTACGGTGGTGCGGTCATCAGCGGCGCGGCGGCAGGCAACCCGCAGGTCAGGTCGCTGGTCTACATATCCGCTTTCATGCCGGACACGGGCGAGGCCCTCGGCCCGCTCGGTTCCCGGTTCCCGGGAAGTGAACTGGGTACGGCACTCAGACGCATGCCCGTCCGGAACGCGGACGGCAGCCGTGGCACCGACCTCTACGTCCAGGACAGCAGGTTCCACGACATCGTCGCCGCCGACCGGCCCTCGGCCTCAGCCGCAGTGATGGCGGCCTCTCAACGCCCTTTGAGTGCAGCGGTGTTCGAGGACATGGCCACGACGGCCGCCTGGCGGACCATCCCGTCCTGGGCGCTGGTGGCCACCCGGGACAAGGTCATCGCCCCTGATCTGGAACGGTTTGAGGCCAGGCGTGCCCACTCACACACCATCGAGGTGAACTCCTCGCACATGGTCATGGTCTCCCGCCCCGATACGGTCACCGATCTCATCCTCGCCGCCACAGGTGAGCCCGCGACCGCGCATCGGCCGCTCGCCTCGCCGGGAACCAGGACACTGGTGCTCGCGGTGATCGGAAGCGCCGCGGGGCTGGCGGTGTTCGTGGGCGGCGGCCTGGTGACGGCCGTCCGCAGACGCAACAGCTTCGGACGCTGATA
This window contains:
- a CDS encoding DUF4230 domain-containing protein, which gives rise to MTSTDLPRDVPSTPEESGRGGHGNGPRRTRRWGRVAAMCAAAIALLVLGTRLSLLPGLGDIFGEKTHDRSGPAVLKSIRDMSRYEAAAGNFQVVVDLEKDTKFLPDAIRGSRTLYVGAGTVGASVDLGEVANNGVVINKDRTTAELRLPHAVLGKPTLDPDRSYAVSKQRGLLDRIGDFFSDNPGSEQAVNKLAARHIGEAAKESGLTQRAEKNTTAMLRGLLVSLGFKEVTVHYGDAGR
- a CDS encoding VanZ family protein encodes the protein MTFLVLAFLAMVGFSVVLAKVTLTPSPASEELVKSNLRPGRSLRQYAEDYTFLAACKQAGGNLVLGMPFGVLLPILVPRRLRMIRMVLLTVLVIAIVELVQGALVQGRAFDVDDVILNTTGALLGYLLLGRRLSHRYHVLAEGQEREPEPAPERTRAPKTVGSGPAGRDGRGTASRQRPWQGAWAKARARAKPKAGPDEKPRPAPKPKRKAKTDTKPRPAPKPKADTKPKPKAGVKAGADSRTAPKPEAAAKAKSSAASGRTSRGDQGRGDRLRGGAGRALLDRFRIR
- a CDS encoding DinB family protein gives rise to the protein MIWTAPEATRTGGSFVAGEREMLTGYLGWFRSTLLQKCAGLTGEQLAERTVEPSNLSLLGLVRHMAKVERIWFRQRFAGQTMEPMYDPQKGKDADFEDLDPARAAEDYARLVEECRLADEVVAGASFDETFVHDDEVYSLRMVHIHMIGEYARHIGHADLVRERLDGVTGA
- a CDS encoding alpha/beta fold hydrolase, encoding MLISTHPGLGSRSRSRRGYAFTAALTAAVYGGVAPAAAEGVSPIAPGGDGGVRPTVVLVHGAFADASSWNGVAERLQRRGYTVVAPANPLRGLAGDSASTADVLKRITGPIVLVGHAYGGAVISGAAAGNPQVRSLVYISAFMPDTGEALGPLGSRFPGSELGTALRRMPVRNADGSRGTDLYVQDSRFHDIVAADRPSASAAVMAASQRPLSAAVFEDMATTAAWRTIPSWALVATRDKVIAPDLERFEARRAHSHTIEVNSSHMVMVSRPDTVTDLILAATGEPATAHRPLASPGTRTLVLAVIGSAAGLAVFVGGGLVTAVRRRNSFGR